In Candidatus Methylacidithermus pantelleriae, one DNA window encodes the following:
- a CDS encoding MerR family transcriptional regulator → MKIGQLAQASGVGVETIRFYERKGLLRRPPKPYGGIRHYDSRHLERLSFIKRAQRLGFKLEEIRVLLQLAEGMECRKAQRIATDKLKEVQDRLNDLSRIASALQSLLSRCQEKRESVACPLLLSLLGAPSKDAKD, encoded by the coding sequence ATGAAAATCGGACAATTGGCCCAAGCCTCGGGGGTGGGCGTGGAAACGATTCGCTTCTACGAGCGAAAAGGTCTTTTACGGCGACCTCCCAAACCCTATGGAGGAATCCGTCATTACGATAGTCGCCATCTCGAGCGCCTTTCCTTCATCAAGCGTGCCCAACGATTGGGGTTTAAGCTTGAAGAGATTCGGGTGCTCTTACAACTGGCCGAGGGCATGGAGTGCCGGAAAGCCCAAAGGATTGCCACCGACAAACTCAAGGAAGTTCAAGACCGATTGAATGATCTTTCGCGGATCGCTTCGGCGCTCCAAAGCTTGCTGTCCCGCTGCCAGGAAAAAAGGGAAAGTGTCGCCTGTCCCTTGCTTCTTTCTCTGCTCGGCGCTCCCAGCAAAGACGCTAAAGACTAG
- a CDS encoding mercuric transporter MerT family protein, translated as MSSDMENLGEDRRRTSPGGLWWLGASVLAALASAGCCLGPLVVAFLGIGGAWVSTLGRFEALRPFLLGAAFLGLGIAYVRLFRTGACSSAVDGSCGNSGQPRWARIVFWILAGVVVLAALFPWMMSLWS; from the coding sequence TTGTCGAGCGACATGGAAAATCTTGGTGAGGATCGAAGGCGGACGTCCCCGGGAGGACTTTGGTGGCTGGGGGCAAGCGTACTTGCGGCGCTGGCGTCCGCTGGGTGTTGCCTTGGGCCCCTAGTGGTTGCTTTCCTAGGGATTGGTGGGGCTTGGGTCAGTACTCTGGGCAGGTTTGAGGCCTTACGCCCGTTCCTTTTGGGGGCTGCCTTTTTGGGTCTTGGTATTGCTTACGTACGGCTTTTCCGGACAGGTGCTTGTAGCAGCGCGGTGGACGGTTCCTGTGGGAACTCCGGCCAGCCACGCTGGGCACGGATCGTTTTTTGGATTTTGGCAGGGGTAGTTGTGCTGGCGGCACTTTTTCCCTGGATGATGTCTTTGTGGAGCTAG
- the merA gene encoding mercury(II) reductase — protein sequence MKEDRSFRGEIQLQGLHCPSCGDRVKQSLLMLPGVLEAEVDWEKGQAWVRSQRKPAKEEVQALLASAGYDLVGWRIEEVRSWEREEHSSEGSPRVIVIGTGAAGVAGAITAAELGASVTLVESSVLGGTCVNVGCIPSKILLQIAEVLHVARSHPFEGLSRVELALEAPKLWNQLKDRIRELREAKYQRVLSAYPTIRLIYGRARLESPQKVRVEGPKGEEWLEADRILVATGSSPAIPRIPGLLETPFWTSTEALEAGRIPEDLIVLGGSAVGLELGQAFARLGSRVTILEWQDRILPAEDPEISETLRRILEKREGISVLTSFRANRVSWKENRFWLEDETGKRLTAESLLVATGRKPNTEGLGLEKLGVKTDARGAILVNESLQTSVDGIYAAGDCTNLPQLVYVGAASGTKAALHMMGKEAKLDLSIVPVVVFTDPQVGTVGWTEAAARAKGWDVESRSLPLDQVPRALVNFQTDGFIKLVSDRRTGRLLGGQIIAPLAGDLIAALAIALRKEMTWQELAGGLCPYLVMAEGLKLCAQTFQKDVARLSCCAG from the coding sequence ATGAAGGAGGATCGGTCATTTCGGGGAGAGATCCAGCTGCAAGGACTTCATTGTCCGAGCTGTGGGGATCGGGTCAAACAGTCTCTTCTCATGCTTCCCGGTGTTTTGGAAGCAGAGGTTGATTGGGAAAAAGGGCAGGCTTGGGTTCGTTCCCAGCGCAAGCCAGCCAAGGAGGAAGTTCAGGCGCTCTTGGCATCAGCGGGGTACGATCTGGTTGGGTGGCGGATCGAAGAAGTGCGCTCTTGGGAAAGGGAAGAACATTCTTCCGAGGGAAGTCCCAGGGTTATTGTGATTGGGACGGGCGCTGCTGGGGTGGCCGGCGCGATTACGGCAGCCGAGTTGGGTGCTTCGGTCACGCTCGTAGAATCCTCGGTGCTTGGCGGAACCTGCGTTAATGTTGGGTGTATCCCTTCCAAAATTCTTCTTCAGATCGCTGAGGTTCTCCACGTAGCTCGATCCCACCCGTTTGAAGGATTGTCGCGGGTAGAACTTGCCCTTGAAGCGCCAAAGCTGTGGAACCAGCTCAAAGACCGAATACGGGAACTACGAGAGGCGAAGTACCAACGAGTTTTATCTGCCTATCCTACGATTCGATTGATTTACGGGAGAGCAAGATTGGAGAGTCCTCAAAAAGTCCGGGTGGAGGGTCCCAAAGGGGAGGAGTGGCTGGAGGCGGATCGCATTTTGGTGGCCACGGGGTCCTCACCGGCTATTCCTCGGATTCCAGGGCTTTTGGAGACCCCTTTTTGGACGTCCACGGAAGCCTTGGAAGCCGGGAGGATTCCCGAAGACTTGATCGTTCTCGGAGGTTCCGCAGTAGGTCTTGAGCTAGGGCAAGCGTTTGCACGGCTAGGTTCTCGAGTGACCATTCTCGAGTGGCAGGATCGAATTCTTCCCGCGGAAGATCCAGAAATCAGTGAAACTCTCCGGAGGATCCTTGAAAAGCGGGAGGGAATCTCTGTGCTGACTTCGTTCCGAGCCAATCGTGTTAGCTGGAAGGAAAACCGGTTCTGGCTGGAAGACGAAACGGGAAAGAGGCTCACGGCGGAAAGCCTTCTGGTAGCCACGGGCCGCAAACCCAACACGGAGGGTCTGGGTCTGGAGAAGCTGGGTGTCAAAACAGACGCTCGCGGTGCGATCCTTGTCAATGAATCACTCCAGACTTCGGTGGATGGGATTTATGCAGCCGGGGATTGTACGAACCTTCCGCAACTGGTCTATGTGGGAGCCGCCAGTGGAACGAAAGCAGCGCTTCATATGATGGGGAAAGAGGCGAAGCTCGATCTGTCCATCGTTCCGGTAGTGGTGTTTACAGATCCACAAGTAGGTACTGTCGGTTGGACAGAGGCGGCGGCAAGAGCCAAGGGATGGGACGTCGAATCCCGAAGTCTTCCTTTGGATCAGGTGCCTCGAGCTTTGGTCAACTTTCAAACCGATGGGTTCATCAAACTGGTAAGCGATCGGAGAACGGGTAGGCTTCTTGGGGGCCAAATCATAGCTCCTTTGGCTGGCGATCTGATTGCCGCTTTGGCGATTGCTCTTCGCAAGGAAATGACATGGCAAGAGCTGGCGGGTGGCCTTTGTCCTTATTTGGTGATGGCCGAGGGGCTCAAACTTTGTGCACAAACTTTCCAGAAAGATGTGGCTAGGCTCTCCTGCTGCGCGGGCTAG
- a CDS encoding S1C family serine protease → MKLRKVFVTCLSLLLGLPSPLWALHPLDEPVVRAIRMTLPSVVGVRSRKAGGFLGLGKVEPSGQGVGIVVSRRGYILTCAHLVQTATPKVPPLVLLRNGQQLPAELVAVDPDWDLALLRARLPKELPLFSLDRISPNVLGQTVLVIGGSLGVRQTVSRGILSSNVQRIRLSGQRPFYFVQLDAAVNPGNSGAPVVDLEGRLVGICLAKVGGQAVEHVGLAIPGVLVRHWVTQLLEHSDRAWPSSVPVNSLRSRKCHRTSLSPKGLPSPRSRRA, encoded by the coding sequence ATGAAGCTGCGCAAGGTTTTCGTCACCTGCTTGTCCTTGCTTCTTGGGCTTCCTTCTCCCCTATGGGCTCTTCATCCGCTGGATGAACCCGTAGTCCGGGCGATTCGAATGACTCTTCCATCCGTGGTTGGCGTTCGTAGCCGAAAAGCAGGGGGGTTTCTCGGCCTGGGAAAGGTCGAACCAAGCGGGCAGGGCGTAGGGATTGTCGTGTCACGCCGAGGTTACATTTTGACCTGCGCGCATCTGGTTCAAACTGCAACCCCCAAAGTTCCACCCCTGGTCCTTTTACGGAATGGGCAACAACTTCCCGCAGAGCTTGTGGCTGTGGATCCAGACTGGGATCTTGCCCTTCTTCGAGCTCGGCTGCCGAAAGAACTTCCTCTGTTCTCCTTGGATCGGATCTCGCCCAATGTGCTTGGACAAACCGTCCTGGTAATTGGTGGAAGCCTGGGTGTCCGACAAACGGTATCTCGAGGGATCCTTTCGTCGAATGTGCAACGAATCCGTCTCTCGGGGCAGCGGCCGTTTTACTTCGTTCAGTTGGATGCGGCTGTCAACCCAGGCAACAGCGGAGCGCCGGTGGTTGACCTTGAAGGACGGCTCGTTGGGATCTGCTTGGCCAAGGTGGGCGGTCAGGCGGTCGAGCATGTAGGCCTAGCCATCCCGGGAGTGCTCGTTCGGCATTGGGTTACCCAGCTGCTCGAACATTCCGATCGAGCGTGGCCGTCTTCCGTCCCGGTCAACTCTCTTAGGTCTCGAAAATGCCACCGGACCTCTCTGTCCCCTAAAGGGCTTCCTAGCCCGCGCAGCAGGAGAGCCTAG
- a CDS encoding HAD family hydrolase — protein sequence MGFIFDLDGTLVDSVYHHVLCWHQALLTYGIELSIWRIHRKIGMSGGLLSQALLRETGRVLDGSLLAQLQKLHVEAYRLRLGEIRPLPGSVQLLRHLTQEGIPWAIATSGVRETTLPLLERLGVDGSVPLVTREDVTHAKPDPDLFLEAARRIGIPPEEVVIVGDSVWDLLAARRARSLGVGVLSGGYGRDELERAGAFRVYEDPADLLRHLDELGVRVFS from the coding sequence ATGGGTTTTATCTTCGATCTTGATGGAACTCTAGTGGATAGCGTCTACCACCACGTTCTTTGCTGGCACCAGGCCTTGCTCACATATGGAATTGAACTGTCCATCTGGCGGATTCATCGCAAGATTGGTATGAGCGGAGGCCTGTTGAGCCAGGCACTTTTACGTGAAACCGGCCGGGTACTAGATGGATCTCTGCTAGCCCAGCTCCAAAAACTCCATGTGGAAGCCTATCGCTTACGGTTGGGAGAGATCCGGCCCCTGCCAGGGTCTGTGCAACTCTTGCGCCACCTTACTCAAGAAGGGATTCCTTGGGCCATTGCTACAAGTGGTGTCCGGGAGACGACCCTTCCCCTTCTGGAACGTTTAGGTGTGGATGGCTCCGTACCGTTGGTGACGAGGGAAGATGTTACTCATGCGAAACCCGATCCGGACCTCTTTCTAGAAGCTGCTCGTCGTATCGGGATTCCGCCGGAGGAGGTAGTGATCGTTGGGGATAGCGTCTGGGATCTTCTGGCTGCCCGGCGAGCACGCTCGTTAGGCGTAGGGGTTCTTTCAGGAGGATACGGTCGAGATGAACTGGAGCGGGCTGGGGCGTTTCGTGTTTATGAAGACCCTGCGGATCTCCTCCGGCATTTGGACGAGCTTGGCGTACGAGTTTTTTCCTGA
- a CDS encoding cupin domain-containing protein, translating into MDHERPIEIWLSPYGGFPNSRLPVLYYPKALRSLKGDPDAVEELFYSHGWRGAWINGVYPFDHFHSTTHEVLAVIAGEARLRLGGPAGKSFLCETGDVLVLPAGVAHAYIHGTRDFRVLGAYPEGRSWDLRLGDPGELPVVLAHLGEVPIPKSDPLYGPSGPLVEIWTSIARENQS; encoded by the coding sequence ATGGATCACGAGCGGCCGATCGAAATATGGCTTTCTCCCTACGGGGGATTTCCCAATAGCCGCTTACCTGTCCTCTATTACCCCAAAGCGCTTCGGTCGCTCAAAGGAGATCCTGACGCCGTAGAGGAGCTTTTTTACTCCCACGGTTGGCGCGGTGCATGGATAAACGGCGTCTACCCTTTCGACCATTTTCATTCAACGACCCATGAGGTACTCGCGGTGATTGCCGGCGAAGCCCGGCTTCGTCTGGGAGGGCCTGCGGGAAAAAGTTTCCTATGTGAAACGGGTGATGTCCTGGTGTTACCGGCAGGTGTTGCTCACGCATACATCCACGGAACCCGAGATTTTCGAGTGCTAGGGGCCTACCCTGAAGGAAGATCCTGGGATCTACGGTTGGGTGATCCAGGGGAGCTACCCGTGGTACTCGCTCACCTCGGAGAGGTTCCGATCCCTAAGAGCGATCCTCTTTACGGGCCCTCAGGACCCCTGGTGGAGATTTGGACTTCGATAGCACGGGAAAACCAGAGTTAG
- a CDS encoding peptidoglycan recognition protein family protein yields the protein MHKLSFQATLLGFEAMREKLLFSLGTFLLLILWLFPFPATASSPPSEVNLRVMMVPPGRYGRHIEFPLHARYITIHSTDNPNATAYQHAVGMAHGRFRAKSRWNRTGYLTWHFTVDDQEAIQSLPLTIQGEHADHDGPGNRTSIGIEICEFRNPVRQAKAIDRAAKLTAWLMREEDIPLDHVVPHWYWPQWHFHGYRKNCPRILLEHGRPGRRWEAFLQRIAAYYRRYYGTDDRIASRSQLLPEH from the coding sequence ATGCACAAGCTATCCTTCCAAGCAACCCTTCTGGGCTTCGAAGCTATGCGCGAAAAACTTCTTTTTTCACTTGGAACATTTCTCCTTTTGATTCTCTGGCTTTTTCCTTTTCCTGCAACCGCCTCTTCTCCTCCCTCGGAGGTTAATCTCCGGGTGATGATGGTACCACCCGGCCGGTACGGACGACACATCGAATTTCCCCTCCACGCCCGCTACATCACGATCCACTCCACGGACAACCCAAACGCCACTGCTTATCAACATGCTGTGGGAATGGCTCATGGCCGTTTTCGAGCAAAAAGCCGCTGGAATCGAACTGGCTACCTTACGTGGCATTTCACCGTAGATGATCAGGAAGCCATCCAATCTCTCCCTCTAACGATTCAGGGGGAGCATGCAGACCATGACGGTCCGGGAAATCGAACCAGTATAGGAATTGAAATCTGCGAGTTTCGTAACCCTGTTCGCCAGGCCAAGGCCATTGATCGAGCAGCAAAACTTACGGCATGGCTTATGCGCGAAGAAGACATACCCCTCGATCATGTGGTACCGCATTGGTACTGGCCCCAGTGGCACTTTCACGGATACCGCAAAAATTGCCCGCGTATCCTTTTGGAACACGGCCGTCCGGGTCGAAGATGGGAAGCCTTTCTCCAACGGATTGCTGCCTATTACCGCCGGTACTATGGCACGGACGATCGAATTGCCAGTAGATCCCAACTGCTTCCAGAACATTGA